The DNA window TACTCATTTACCATGGCCGCAATTGACCCGCATACTACTCAGTTGAAAGGCCGAAGCTGCCCGGACTGCCACACTTCAACAAAAACAGTCGGGCTTGGTGAGGGGACTGCCTGGCAGGATGAAACAGGGGCCTGGCAGTTTGACCCTGTCTCCCTGGGAACGGAAACAACGGCTGGCAAAGTGCCTGCTTTAGATGCCTTTGTTTCGATAGACGGGGTTCCATTGCAAAAGAGCTTCCGGCCCAATATGCGTCCATTTCAAGCTGAAGAAATTCATCGAATACTCACGGTCGGCAAATGCCTGGGCTGCCACACATCCGGCCAGGATCCTATCTACCACCCGTTCCCCAAAGATCCAGTTTGTTTATTCATCACCATCTCCAAAGGGCCAAAATGAAGGAGATGGTAAATACTAGCCCAAGGTTCATGTACGCCATAAAATAGAAGACTTTCTCGTGTAATTCTTTTTCTGGTTTTTAGAGGCGAAGCAATGAGGGATGCCAGACTGCATACCATGATGATTAATAGAATATTGAATGCTTTCATGTTTTTTTGACGCTGCTTACGCCTGTCGTAATCGGAAGTTAACGCTAGGCCCTAGGGTCAGAGGTCTTGAAAAATCACTTTTGCCTGCTATCTGAGACACCCTTGCTAAACTTTGTATAATGAATCCCGAGACAATCGGCAATCTCTTTCAACGTATACCCATAGGTGATGTGCACTTCCACGGCCAGCTCATTGCGCCGTGACCGGCCCTCTGCGGCAATATCTGTCTCAATGATGGCGTGATAGTGGTTATCAAGCAAACAGATTGCGTGGCAGAGCCGGTTTCGTGTGATCCCATAAAGCGAACAACCACCTTGAATTCACTGCTGCAATCTGCTATATACAGCACTTCATTTCTGCAACACTCTCTACTTTGCCTCCAAGTGTTCTCCGCTGTCCACTGCATGCCAAGTTTCAGACACCAGGAATAAGCGCAATTCGAAATTACATCCCCATGAATCCCTACCGTAACTACGGGGGATCTCAAGGCCTTGGCTGGTTCGCATCGCCACAATCGGCTGGTGACGACCTCCGACAGATTAAGCACTGAAGAGTTCGCCATCCCTGGCAAACCCTACGCCAACAGTATTTTCAGCACCCCGAGCTTCAGGGCGCGGGACACATTACCCCAAAAGAAAGGATTTGCATGACGTTTATTGAATCAATGAAGAACTCGCAGCGCACCGCTAAGAACGAAATATTTTCCGGATTGACAGTCGCTCTCGCCTTGGTTCCCGAAGCCATCGCCTTCTCGCTTATCGCCAATGTAAGCCCTCTGATAGGCCTCTATTCGGCCTTCATCATCGGCCTCGTCACCGCACTTGTCGGAGGCAGGCCCGGCATGATTTCCGGGGCAACCGGTGCCATCGCCGTGGTCATCGTCAGCCTGGTGGCCAGACACGGTGTGGAATACCTGTTTGCAGCTGTGGTCTTGATGGGGATCATCCAGATAGCAATCGGCCTGCTTCGTCTAGGCAAGTTCATCCGCCTGGTGCCTCACCCGGTTATGTTCGGTTTTGTAAACGGCCTTGCCGTCGTGATCTTCATGTCACAGCTCGACCAGTTCAAGGTCGCTGGAACTGATAACTCTTCATCGTGGTTAAGCGGCATGCCGTTGTGGATCATGCTTGGCTTTGTGCTTGCTACTATGGCAATTATTCACTTCCTGCCCAAGCTTACCAAGGCTGTTCCTGCCTCGCTTGCTGCCATTGTCGGGGTTTCCGCCGTCATCATCTATTTCGAAATTCCCACCCGAACCGTGGGCGATATCGCTTCCATTGCCGGAGGATTACCCAGGTTTCATCTGCCTTCTGTGCCTTTGAACCTCGAAACCCTGAGGATACTATTCCCCTATTCGCTGATCATGGCCCTGGTGGGGTTGATTGAAAGCCTCCTAACCCTGACGGTTATCGATGAGATGACTGAGACCCGCGGCCGCGGCAACAAGGAATGCCTGGCGCAGGGTAGTGCCAACCTGCTGACCGGATTCTTTGGTGGCATGGGCGGTTGCGCCATGATCGGCCAGAGTATTATCAATATCAGCTCCGGAGGCCGAAAACGCCTGTCTGGAGTCGTCGCCGCTGTCGCCCTGCTGCTTTTCATTCTGGTGGGCGCACCGCTGATCGAAAAAATACCCATGGCGGCGCTGGTCGGCCTGATGTTTATGGTGGCCATCGGCACCTTCGAATGGGCCAGCCTGAACATCATTCGCAAGGTTCCAGCTACAGACGTATTCGTCATGGTCACGGTCGCAGTGGTGACCGTGGTCTTCCACAATCTGGCCGTGGCCGTCCTCATCGGCGTGGTGATTTCGGCACTGGTTTTCGCCTGGGAAAATGCGACAAGGATCCGGGCCAGGAAACATATTGGCGAGAACGGGGCCAAACACTATCACATTTACGGCCCTCTGTTCTTCGGCTCTATTGCAGTATTCCAGGAAAAATTCGAGGTCCTGAATGACCCTCAGGAGATCATCATTGATTTCAAGGAATCAAGAGTGGTTGACCATTCAGCCATTGAATCGCTAAACAGACTGACGGAACGATACGCCAAACTGGGAAAAACCGTTCGCCTTCGCCACTTGAGCGAGGACTGCCGTCAACTTCTCGACAATGCCTCGGCCATCATCGATGTGAATTATTGGGAGGATCCGAAATACAAGCTGGCGGTGGACGAACTGGCATAGTTTTCGGGCAAGCCTCATCCACGCCTGGCTAAGTCGAATTTTTTCTAATAGCATGACCTGCCCACACTATGCCCCCCACTATTGTGCTAAATCTAACCTTATTCGTTATGGCTGGATGTCTTCTATTGGTAGAATTTGTCTGCCATGACGAATTGTAAGTACTGATATTTTTTCTTTTTCTATAAGGTAAATAATTCTGTAATTTCCATATATCAACTCACGAATGTCGTCACGGTGTGTCTCTGGAACTATACGACCGCTCTTTGGCGAGGATTTAAGGAGTTGAACTTTGTCGAATAAGTTTTCTACCCAGTTTGTTGCAGCCGTAGAATTGTCTTGAGCTATGTATCCTGCAATTTCTGTCGTTCTATCTATGGCCAGAGGGGACCATATAACTTTCATTTTGAAATCCGCCCCAAAATGGCAGATTTTGCTGCATTATGTTCGACGCCATTTCCTGCATTGAGCTGTGCTATTGATGTTTGTACATCTTCTAATAATTCCATTTTTTCTTGCATGGCTTCATACTCTGCTACATCAATTAACACAGCTACCCCTTTGCCATGTTGGGTAATAACTAGAGGTCTCTTTGTGTCATGCACTTGTTTAAGGAAGGAAGCAATTCCAGTACGGAATTCTGACATCGGGCGA is part of the Desulfobulbaceae bacterium genome and encodes:
- a CDS encoding type II toxin-antitoxin system Phd/YefM family antitoxin — its product is MQRLKIDQDIRPMSEFRTGIASFLKQVHDTKRPLVITQHGKGVAVLIDVAEYEAMQEKMELLEDVQTSIAQLNAGNGVEHNAAKSAILGRISK
- a CDS encoding type II toxin-antitoxin system RelE/ParE family toxin → MKVIWSPLAIDRTTEIAGYIAQDNSTAATNWVENLFDKVQLLKSSPKSGRIVPETHRDDIRELIYGNYRIIYLIEKEKISVLTIRHGRQILPIEDIQP
- a CDS encoding SulP family inorganic anion transporter, giving the protein MTFIESMKNSQRTAKNEIFSGLTVALALVPEAIAFSLIANVSPLIGLYSAFIIGLVTALVGGRPGMISGATGAIAVVIVSLVARHGVEYLFAAVVLMGIIQIAIGLLRLGKFIRLVPHPVMFGFVNGLAVVIFMSQLDQFKVAGTDNSSSWLSGMPLWIMLGFVLATMAIIHFLPKLTKAVPASLAAIVGVSAVIIYFEIPTRTVGDIASIAGGLPRFHLPSVPLNLETLRILFPYSLIMALVGLIESLLTLTVIDEMTETRGRGNKECLAQGSANLLTGFFGGMGGCAMIGQSIINISSGGRKRLSGVVAAVALLLFILVGAPLIEKIPMAALVGLMFMVAIGTFEWASLNIIRKVPATDVFVMVTVAVVTVVFHNLAVAVLIGVVISALVFAWENATRIRARKHIGENGAKHYHIYGPLFFGSIAVFQEKFEVLNDPQEIIIDFKESRVVDHSAIESLNRLTERYAKLGKTVRLRHLSEDCRQLLDNASAIIDVNYWEDPKYKLAVDELA